ACCAATGTTCACTAAAGGGCTACACAAACATGAGAACATCCAGCATAACATAATTCTAACAAATAGGAAAGAGTGGCATATGTTGCAAATAGATATATGGGCACGATGACTTTCAGATAAACTGTAGGATTACATTGGTAAGCCAAATTGGTACATTCATTCCATTTACTTATAGCGTAAATGAGATGCAAAGTGATATataatcaaaaatacaaatatctcaGCGGCATGACTAGGGAAAGACTGACTAAAATTGTGTGCccacaaaattaaaatagcatGCATCTCAAAATGTAATGTCCTACCCAATGAAAAAGTGCCATTTAGCAAACATGAAATCAACATAAATGTCTGAGTATAATCataagatatttgtaatgattacACTAAACACATGAGTAATTAAGTTAACCCAATTAGACTGAgaggcttaaagaaaataaatgatagcaAACGGGATGTTCCTCTTCAGCGCCACATTCAtctctgaaacagaaaatataaattaatggaatgaaaagtagtgcaatcacaaacaaaatgcaatgtcaaaattaggtcaatattcatagtgagataaaatattacctcCATTCACAAAAATGCAATGGCAGAAATTATaggtaataattattaaatatcttccGAGAAGCCCATGCTTTACaagattcatttattttatgagtgaAAAACATTGGAAGACTTTCCCTATTGTTTGGAATTTACAGATTTATCACTGGATTGATATACCATGGATTTGAATATAGACActttttcttatattatttatctttaacTTCATTATTTATCCATTAGAGTTAGTTAGTTTTGAAGTCACTttcttaaccctagaacgacggactgggtccaatggacccggttggtagttttgaaagtttataatcatgtcaaaaatgcttgaaattgaatttgaagctgtgacttttcctaaatgtatgtctTTTCTTAAACTTATGACATATACGATCTTTAATACATGTTACCTTTTAAAAAGAAGTCTGTATCTTGGAATATCAAGAAGTAGAATGTTTgactaaaataaattgtatttaaatattttaatattacaaaacCCCACTCTCATTAAATCAAACTACTTATAGAACACATAGGAGGAACAGATAAGGATTGAGGAGCCAATGtaccagaagtttcatttcacctcTAAATGCTTAACCAATGAGAGGCCCACTTTtgggaaatcatggaaaattaaattacgaacaaaTCTTTCAactattcaaaactttttatacatttacatttattaacTACCAATTTATATACTAAAATAGcttcaaataatgatttcaatggttaaatgaagaccatgatgtaaagaaaaaaCCCTAAGAAATAGACGTAGGACCCACCTTTGCCCTGGCTAGAAGTTTTCCAATCACATTGTTAGaatagagagagaagaggagagggGCTTGCTGCTGCAGAATAGCTCTTCCTTGTGTGCATCCATTATAAGCAATAAGACGAGGGACAGCTGCCGCAAGCAAACATAACTTTGCCTTTGGTGTCTTCCCATCCAATGCTAATTTGATACACCCATCtaatccccctcccctcttcctcctctcctccaactcctctatagccctcatccactcacgctcttgttccacatctcccttgctatatggcctcccctcattatcaaaaactaattttagggaTAATTGTGAGAGGGCCCAAGCTAACCTAGCACATTGGACACTCTCCCAAACACCAGAAGAATCCTTTGCACCAAAATACACCgtctcactctcaaaatcacaaaatgatatCAATGCACTCCCATTCCCCTGAGTCCCATCAAAATCCACAACCTTttccttcatccttccaatgcTATAAGAATCATTGTCCACCATCACCCTCACCCGACCATCCccacttaaaaacttaataacACAAGCAGTGCATCCATCtccatcatacagtctctcatacaatctacGCATTTCATCAACTCCGTTTCCATACACTATCCGTGTCTTTCGCATCATGGCGTCCACACACTCCTGCCTTGCTCTGGCCGGATCGGATGTAGGTTGACTTAAATACACCTCCTTTCCCAAACCACACTTGATAGATGTCACGTCCTCTGCTGTTGACGTAACGGCCCCTTCCAGACAATGCAACAGTACATCGCATCCACACACTTGCGCTTTCAGTTCCTCCAACgatgagctcagctgtcgcacaagagatttcatctctcgcctcaatgagtccacagaggacttgagagatgcaatatcacattctgggctagccacGGGTGTCACATGATCAGTGCTTCTACTTAAAGATGCTTCCAGACGATGCAAAATAACTTGGTCCCTCCTGTGAACCAACGTAACCAAATTCAGAACTTTTGAGCGTTCTGCATCAtcagggaactgccgcaccatctcctcagctGAAGACAACGCATTCTGTTGACTTTCATTTGTAATGTCTGTGTCAGCTCCTCTTGCCAATAGCTCCTGCACCCAATCAGCTTTTCCAAGTCCCACTCCAACATGCAAGAGTGTTTTCTCCTTTATCATTCTGCTATTCACATCTTCCAACTTGTCCAGTAGGTCTTTATGCTGGAGGAATGAGCCAGTCACCAATCCAGCAAgaagcctctcctcaacaaattgctcaGCATTGCTGTTAGAAATGTTGCTCACCATGAttggggaaaaaagaaataattaatttgagcaGAAGTGGATTCAGAAGAAGTTGGCTGTATAAAGCAGGCGTGGTGGCAATGGTCACGAAGGAGCAACACACGATCTCAGCGTTGGTTCGAAAAGAATAAATGTTgactgcaaagaaaaagaaaaaacatcaaATTACTATCTTAAAATTTGTCAATAGCAGTGTGGGAAAATAACAACTAGCACTAGCGTGACCCAAGAAAAAATATCTCGCTTACTATGCAATGCagattaaaaaggaaatgatatggaatggcatttttgaaattcaattactTACAACCATCGTTTTTATGAGGAAGTAATTCTGCTGGAGACCAAAATAGATATAGCTACGCCAAAAATGTCGGGACAGTTTTCTACCTAGCAGGAGTACCGATCGTTTATTACGGAACCTCTAATAATGAGGGAAGTGAGGTTGGAATGAAATAGAGACGATATGCACAAAAATCTATGATGTGACATGATAATATGGGAAAATAGGCTGATGAAAAAaggagaagagaaagaaattaattagAACAACTGAAGAAATTTGTCAGATGCAGGTGCTACTTGGCggaagtttgaaatatttaaaatgaagacGGTAACacatttcctcaatatttaatgtacaattcttgtaccagatgatgacactgtgagccgaaacgcatcatACACAttgaaatgttgtggaaaagtgtaTTCCTTCCTAAAGTAAGATCATAAGTAATCGTAAGTGTGCCTTTCCTcttgtattaaaattgaaaaaagtgttcCTGATTAACTTCTTAATGGCGAATGCCAGCATAGGTGGAAATAcatcataaaattatcaatatttgctTGGTTACTTTCTGGACGGTAATTCATGTATAATATTACTTTTATCAAATGTAACGCAGTCTTATTCCCCATGGTGCCATTCATTGAAAGCATGCTTGCACCAGGTTTTCCTCCTCACTTCCTTTTCTCTTCTaagaaatgcaaaataccttAGTTCTCAATAATCTTCCCCTTATACACCATCACTTAAATTATGTTACTTTACTTAACCATGGGACTACCGAATCGACTGAATAACcttgaaatatgttgaaaatggaaaatagccTCTTTTTAAAGATTCCAACTGAAGTACATATGTAATTGGTGATCCTCTTATCTCCAtcattccatctttacgctgaagtGAAGATGTGGCTAGAATGGAGGTATTTTCAAaagggcgatgagcttcaggacaaagccaAAATTAATGTAAGCAATTGGCGGAagcatcctatgaagaaggtatagcaaATCCCGTCTACAGGCACCACCGATTCCTCaattgccgaggcgattatgtcgaaaggacaccacatgTGTGCTCAATGTTTggcaatggaataatttttaagtaatcacttcgtcttctgatcatgacccattgGAGGTTGAGAAAAACAGCCCACGTACTTAATGGAATTTTATAAGCTGTGCAATTCTCATTGTTGACAGTACTTTTTTTACAAGATTGCCATTTTTAAGCTTTGAGTGCCGgttgctaaatttaaagccctactgaaaaatccagccattttcactaaatttgtacattttttaaaacattagcatcaaaaatatatttatattgatgtATACTTCAGTAAAAATGACACTTCTCTTCttaatgaatgagttgaataacatttattgctaatttataaatatataatttaacaatgaaaacctactgtttttgaataTGTCttcatgtttctgggcttcaccgcgtggatttttcttaaTCCACGctgtgaagcccagaaacatggagaaatcATCTAGACAATGCcgtggaaaactacgcatcaactttactgtttttgaaatataaaatattgcaacATATGATATACCGCCATATCatgcataacaatttttaattactatcaattcgaactatttaaagcatggaaatcataaaaaagcattgttccaagtaAAGcgttataaatcctggatgaaaaaagggtcactgcaccctcaacgaatggtTCTTTCcacaaaagaattttcacaccaagtggcctaagataaggatgctaGTAGCTGCaaaggacttttcgtcctcaagacattaagaGAACTCTTATTCCATCgaggatttgatttttgaaataacagaatcaCTAAGCAATATGGTGGGAAAGTACAATgagcgaaatattacggcttcacgcgtacaaagccaattacagtacactcccgattatccgggataatggtggggagagacggcacgaataatcggaaaacacggataacccaaactttctctaaaatgtcttgcaatgttcataatttaactAAAACAAACTATGCATTACTATTCATGCAGTTATTATtatagagtgcttcccggactgaATGAGAggtttcttcgccagttcgcgatcttttaaccggagcgcggtcgcgcactgcgaggcttggaaaacaggaacacggtactcccgtgaatgtagctagcgcgcgatcgcttccattttacgaaagggattctaacggaaataataatccCGGTCTATCCTATTATTAAttcagtaattccgatgatttttcgtCCGATtgtacttttttaaaataaagatcgcgggaaaaattgagcgagagtgaaaaaaaaatcatcacagataatccgcaacccggattaaccgcagccggataatcgggagtatgctgtaaatagaaagacataatattacgtccatggcaattttcagaaagatctaaaggacgtaatattacgtccatggcacgcaaagtgttgatatagatttttaaatgcagaatagcttcaaaatccatttctgcacatggaatttaaaacaatattagcAGGCAGGGCCCCCGCGGCGAAGAAGATAAGATcttgagccccagccgagggccccaatTACCCCACACCACCCCTGCTTATCTTCCTTACATACTCCACTTCTTATCTCCCCCTGATATCCTATTAATCTGCATTGGAAATTTCTCATCGCCAGTGTCTTGGTGCAcatgaattgaaacaaaaatggATCATATGGATAACGCCATTGGATATTTCACTTATCtgatttttatggcataaattacaatttaaattcttCACCCTCGTGGCCCTATTAACATACACAATCTTGTCCTGTTGTTTCAGTAAAATGGAAGTCTATACAGATGTTAGAGGTTGCCTCATATTGTGTAAGTTATACTGGAGCAAAAATTTACTATCTTTCACTCATTacacattgaatatttttactagaAAAATGGACGGAAAATACAATTGTTTCcttttaaagagtaaaatttcCTTAGTTGCACTATGCTCAGTGCATATCCAGATTTTGGGGAGGAGTGCAGGTGCACGTTTCCTCCTGATTCTTTAAAAAAGACAAGATttataatatggttatcatttgtttgttttggtttgaGTATCAATCATAAAATGTCATATTAATAACATTgctattgaaataaagagaatattttgtactcTAATTCTGTACGTTGCTCTTAATCCCAAATATAAGAAGACACTGGCGTTCACaggtagaatattaatttaactgtgatttaaatgaatatataacaAGCACTATCTCTCCATAGACATTCTCCTATCTCCTACGAAATAAACTCAAATACCTCTGGAAGCATCCTTTAATCACAGAAAgccacaataattatttaaagggATATGTAGTTGTAGAAAGGATTGTAAAAACATATTTAGACCAGGGTTTCCACTCAAACTTCATcacaaaattcacggtttttccaggttttcacagtctaaatgtcatcaaattcaccatTTTTAGATCAGGCATTTTAAGCAGAAATGTTGATCATGTACCAATTATCGGCcaaacattaactaaaaatgtaacaaatgcaAAAGATGCCTTCAATGCAAACGCAGAAATGAAAgcgctatctcttatgacgtctaCTATAGCTAGCAAAATTCAACTTTGGCTAAAGGGTGTGcatgggaaaatggagggagcagggtggcaggaaGGAGAGAAGAAGTGCCCAATTTTTTGCCAGGGtaaatgtcttccaatcgcaggcttaaggtcaatatgctgtcatggcacatggaccaattaataattgtgcttcgaatacacgtgtgcagaaaaatgtgTGGACAGTAACTGCATGTGACTCGgctttgaaacatgatcgaaagaGAGATTTTTCTTTCGATCCGCTAATcctagttctacaatcaagtttgagagatttctaaggtttcatggctattccaggttttttcatggtagacgtaATTCagggcttattcacggttttaaggttttcacggttgagtggggacCCTGTTAGACACATCATCTCATGCcacaaattaaaatctgaaggaaagcgggatagaaaaataatttaaaaggatATATGTTTTATAATAGTTGTTAGCCATAATTAGTAAATATATTGCAAGTGTGTAAACCGTAGAGTACCCACTTTTTACTTCACTAAGATACTGACTTTATTTAAGAAGAGGTATGCGGGGGTGGGTGTGAGAAATGCAGTCCAAAGTTTcttgttttactttgtggaaccacgacatttgaaatgaagtttattcgaATTATATTCCACAATAACCATTAATATTCAACGAACCATCTCCTCAATCTCATAATACAGCTAGCCTGCCCTTGTTCATTTCGCCATTTTGACTTTGCTCTTGACCGCtcagaaaagaaattctcgtattGAAAGTATCGCCTGTGGACCAGTGCTCTGGAGTACTTCCGTCGGGAGCGCAGTG
The nucleotide sequence above comes from Ischnura elegans chromosome 13, ioIscEleg1.1, whole genome shotgun sequence. Encoded proteins:
- the LOC124170330 gene encoding uncharacterized protein LOC124170330 — protein: MVSNISNSNAEQFVEERLLAGLVTGSFLQHKDLLDKLEDVNSRMIKEKTLLHVGVGLGKADWVQELLARGADTDITNESQQNALSSAEEMVRQFPDDAERSKVLNLVTLVHRRDQVILHRLEASLSRSTDHVTPVASPECDIASLKSSVDSLRREMKSLVRQLSSSLEELKAQVCGCDVLLHCLEGAVTSTAEDVTSIKCGLGKEVYLSQPTSDPARARQECVDAMMRKTRIVYGNGVDEMRRLYERLYDGDGCTACVIKFLSGDGRVRVMVDNDSYSIGRMKEKVVDFDGTQGNGSALISFCDFESETVYFGAKDSSGVWESVQCARLAWALSQLSLKLVFDNEGRPYSKGDVEQEREWMRAIEELEERRKRGGGLDGCIKLALDGKTPKAKLCLLAAAVPRLIAYNGCTQGRAILQQQAPLLFSLYSNNVIGKLLARAKVGPTSIS